Part of the Streptomyces sp. NBC_01353 genome, GCAGCAAGGGCTCACAGCACCTGAAGGCCCTCGCCGCCTCCGGGACCTCCTACGTCCACCTGCTCCCGGCCTTCGACATCGGCACCATCCCCGAGAAGAAGTCCGACCGGACAGAGCCCGCCTGCGACCTGAAGGTCTACGCCCCCGACTCCGAGGAGCAGCAGGCCTGCGTGGCCGCCTCCGCGGCCAAGGACGCCTACAACTGGGGCTACGACCCGCTGCACTACACCGTCCCCGAGGGCTCCTACGCCACCGACCCCGAAGGCACCCGCCGCACGGTCGAGTTCCGGCAGATGGTCCAGTCCCTCAACGGTGCCGGTCTGCGCACCGTCATGGACGTCGTGTACAACCACACCGTGGCGAGCGGCCAGGCTGACAAGTCCGTCCTGGACAAGATCGTGCCCGGCTACTACCAGCGCCTCCAGGCCGACGGCTCCGTCGCCACCTCCACCTGCTGCGCCAACACCGCGCCCGAGAACGCCATGATGGGCAAGCTCGTCGTCGACTCGATCGTCACCTGGGCCAAGCAGTACAAGGTGGACGGCTTCCGCTTCGACCTCATGGGCCACCATCCGAAGGAGAACATCCTCGCCGTCCGCAAGGCCCTGGACGCGCTGACCGTCGCCAAGGACGGCGTCGACGGCAAGGCGATCGTCCTCTACGGCGAGGGCTGGAACTTCGGCGAGATCGCCGACGACTCCCGCTTCGTCCAGGCCACCCAGAAGAACATGGCCGGCACCGGGATCGCGACCTTCTCCGACCGGGCCCGCGACGCCGTCCGCGGCGGCGGCCCCTTCGACGAGGACCCGGGCGTGCAGGGCTTCGCCTCCGGCCTCTTCACCGACCCCAACTCCTCGACGGCCAACGGCACTCCGGAGCAGCAGAAGGCCCGCCTGCTCCACTACCAGGACCTGATCAAGGTGGGGCTGACCGGCAACCTCGCCGACTACTCCTTCACGGACACCTCGGGCCGTACGGTCAAGGGAAGCCAGGTCGACTACAACGGCGCCCCGGCCGGCTACGCCGCCGCTCCGGGTGACGCCCTCGCCTACGCCGACGCCCACGACAACGAGACCCTGTACGACGCGCTCGCCTTCAAGCTCCCGGTGACCACCTCGGCCGCCGACCGGGCCAGGATGCAGGTCCTCGCCATGGCGACGGCGACCCTCTCGCAGGGCCCGGCGCTCTCCCAGGCGGGCTCGGACCTGCTGCGTTCCAAGTCGCTCGACCGCAACTCGTACGACAGCGGTGACTGGTTCAACGCGATCCACTGGGACTGCCGGGACGGCAACGGCTTCGGCCGCGGCCTGCCTCCGGCGGCCGACAACAAGGCCAAGTGGGGCTACGGAAAGCCGCTGCTCACCGCCCCGTCCCTGACGGTCGGCTGCGCGCAGATCGACGGCGCCTCGGCCGCCTACCGGGACCTCCAGAAGATCCGTACGACCGAACCCGCCTTCTCCCTCGCCACCGCCGGGCAGGTCCAGGACACCCTGTCCTTCCCGCTCTCCGGCGCCGGCGAGACCCCTGGCGTGATCACCATGCGTCTCGGCGACCTGGTCGTGGTCTTCAACGCCACCCCGGAGCGGCAGACCCAGCGGGTCGCCGCCCTGGCCGGAAAGGGCTACGGCCTGCACCCGGTCCAGGTCGCGGGCGGGGACTCCGTGGTCAAGTCCGCGTCGTACGAGACGGGCTCGGGCACCTTCACGGTCCCGGCCCGCACGGTGGCGGTCTTCACCACACGCTGACCGCACACACGCACATACGGCGAGGCCGGCCGGGGGCTCCCCGACCGGCCTCGCCGCACGTCTCAGCCCGGCGCGCGGGTCAGGCCAGCGCCTTCTCCAGCAGGACCACTCCGTACCGCGTGCCGTCGGCGGCGAGCTTTCCCGGCTCCTCGCCGACGGCCGTGTACCCCGCGGCCTCGTAGTACGTCCGCAGCCGCGGGTTGCGCGACACACAGTCCAGCCGGGCCACCGTCCTCCCACCGGCCGCGATCCGCCCCTCGGCGTGCGTGAGGAGTGCCCGGCCCGTGCCGGCGGGGGCGGACTCCCGGTCGGTCATCAGCCGGTGGACATAGCCCGCCACCGGAGGCTGCGGGCCCCAGGCCTGCTCGTCGTCCCACCACAGCTCGTACGCGCCGACGACGCGGCTCCCGGCCGACGCCAGCCACACCTCGCCGGCCGCGATCCGCGCCCGGAAGTGCTCCGCGCTCTTGTCGCCCGGCTTCCACTGGTCGATCCCGCCCCGCACCATCCACCGCGCCACCCCGTCGAACATCCCCACCAGAAGGTCGAGATCGCGGTCGTCCGCCTGCCGGAAGGTCACTTGTGCGCTCATGGAGATCACCGTAAAGGTGTGGCCAGACATCCGTTCTACCGGGAGTGACCCCATGCCGCAGATCACCGTGGACTACTCCGCGCCGCTCGACCGGCGCGGCTTCGCGCTCGCGCTGCACCCGCTCGTCGTGGAGACCGTCGACACACGGATCGACGCCTGCAAGACCCGCTTCCGCGAGGTCGAGGAGACGGTCATCGGGGACGGCTCGACGAACGACGTCGTCGTCCATGTCGACATCGCGCTGCTGGCCGGCCGTACGGACGAGACGAAGGCCCGCCTCGCGGAGGCCGTGGTCGCGCTGCTGCCCGCGTACCTCAAGGAGCCGGAGGGCGTCCATGTCTCCGCCGAGGTGCGCGACCTCGAACCCTCCTACCGCAAGGCCTGACGACGGCGGTCGACCGCGGCGGTCGACGACGGCCATCGGCCACGGAGGTCGACCACGCCGGTCGACCACGGCCATCGGCCACCGCGGTCGACTACGCCAGTCGCTGCGCGGGCACTCGCGGTGCGAGGGCCGCGAGCCGGTCCACCAGGTCGCCGAACGGCCCGTCGGCCGGCTCGTCGGCGAGGATCCGGACCAGGACGTCCGCCATCTCCGTGTCGTACGCCGCGCTCACCGCCGCCAGCGCCGCGAAGTCGTGCACCAGCTGCAATTCCAGCTCGGCGCGCGGCACGCGGCGCCCGTCCAGCCAGATCAGCGCCGTCGACTCGGCCAGCGACACCCAGGAGCGGACGACCAGTTCGAGTCGGGCGGAGGGCTGCTCGACGTCCAGATGGGCCAGGATCTGCTCGTAGGCGGCCTGCCGCACCTCGTCGATCATCGCGTTGGTGGTGGAGGAACCCACCGCGGGACCGCCCCGCATCAGCGCCGCGAAACCCGGCCCGTGCTCGTCCACGAAGTCGAAGAACCGGCCCATCACCCGCAGTAGCCGCGCGCCCAGCGGGCCCTGCGGCGGCTCCAGGAAGCGGGCGGCCAGCTCGTCGGCCGCCCGCCGCAGCGCCGCCTCGTACAGGCTCTGCTTGCCGGGGAAGTAGTGGTAGACCAACGGCCGCGAGATTCCCGCGGCCGCCGCGATCTCGTCGATGGAGACCTCGTCGGGAGAGCGGTGGCTGAACAGCTCGAGAGCCACCCCGATCAGCTGCTGTTTGCGCTCCTCGACGCCCATCCTGCGGCGCACCCCGGTCGTCATGCGAACAGCCTAACCGCCGTCCGTTACGCTCCCACGACATGAGCACCTCCGGTTTGAGCCCGAAGCAGGCACGCCAACTGCGGATAGCGGCCGCGTCCGTTCTGCTGGTCGCCATGGCGGCGGTCCTGGTGATCCGGCTCGCGAGCCGCACGTCCGTCCTCGTCGTCGGCGTGTACGGCCTGGCCATGATCCTCTGCGGCGTGGTGATCGAACTCTCCCGCAACGGCCGCACGCGCCTGGGCACCTGGCTCCTGGTGGGCGGCCTCTCCGCCGCGCTCGCCTTCGACTGGCTGATCCTGCCGTAGGGGATGTCCCGGCCGGCCGGGCCCTGTTCCGGCCCCGCTGCCGTCAGGACGCCGCGCGTAGCGAGTGCCCGAGCGGCGAACAGCCGTAGAAGACCTCACGTCCGCTGCGGTTGCGGGTCAGCAGACCGCCGGCGTGCAGCACCTTGAGATGCTGGCTGACCGCTCCCGGAGTCATGGACAGCCGGCGGGCGAGGATCGCCGTGGTCGCCGGCTCCGCGAGGGCGACCAGGATCCGGGCCCGGGTGCGGCCGATCAGCGCGTCGAGCGCCTCCGTCGTCGGCACGGCCCCCTGCTGCCACACCGTGGCCACCCCGGGCGCCGGGTAGATCAGCGTCGGCTGGTACGGCTCGGCCATCACCAAGGTGTCCGGCCAGTGGAAGACGCTCGGCACGAGGATCAGACCGTCCCCCCGGAGCGGCCCGCTGCGCCGCCACGCGCGCGTACGGATCCTCAGCCGGCCGTCCCGCCAACCGATGTTCTCGTGCAGGTCGTTGAACATCGCGGCCGCCCCCTCGCGGGTGAGCTGGCGGGAACGGCGCAGTACCTCCGACTCGAACAGGCCCCGGATCTGCGGCCAGTACGGAGCGAGGGCCGTGTCCCAGTAGCGGCGCAGCTGCTCGGCGGCGAGCGCCGTACCGGCGACCGGGTCGGCCAGGAACTCCCGTACGGGCGGTGAGTCCGCGGCAGGCATCCGGGCGGCTTCCGCCGCCGCCTCGGCCGGGTCCGCCGACGCCACCAGGGCGAGTTCCTCCGCGATGTCCGGCAGCGGCCCGGTCGGCGCAGGGGTGAGGAAGTCGGCGACGTACGGGCCCAGGGGGGCGAGCGCGAACAGCAGCCGCAGGTCCAGGGAGCGGAGGAGGGGTCGGACGGCCCGGATCCAGGGCAGATGCAGGGCGTGCCGCCCCGGGTCCTGGAGCATCCTCAGGCTCGCCACCGCCTCGGAGACCGGGGAGAACGCGAAGCGCAGGCGGGCGAGGTCACCGGAGGCGAACTCGAACTCCGCGTAGGGCGGTGGGACGGCGGAGGATTCAGGCACAGCTGAAACATTGACCGAGTCGGGCCCGGGTGGTCAACCATCGTCACCGAGGGCGGCCGCGCCGCACCGGGGCGACCGGCCGTCCTCACCCCATCTCCCCACCACGGACGAGGACTTGGCCATGACGAACCCCTTCCACCAGCCCCTCACCACCGACAACGCCGTGCTCCTGCTGGTCGACCACCAGATCGGGCTCTTCACCGGCGTGCGGGACATGGGCGTCGACGAGCTGAAGCACAACGTGGTCGCCCTGGCCCGGGCGGCCCTGCGGCTGGACATCCCGGTCGTCGTCACCACCACGTCGGCCGACGGCATGTGGGGGCCGCTGATCCCCGAACTCCAGGACGTCCTGCCCAAGGACCTGGAGGTGTTCGACCGGTCCACGGTGAACGCCTGGCACGACGACCGGGTCCGCGGCGCGGTCGAGGCGGCGGGCCGGGACCGGATCATCGTCGCCGGGACCTCCTTGGAGGTCTGCGCCGCCCTGCCGGCGATCGCGGCGACCGCCGCCGGCTACACCGCCCATGTCGCCGTGGACGCCTCGGGCACCTTCTCGGCGGTCAAGCGGGAGACGGGCCTGCTCCGCCTCCAGCAGGCCGGTGTGATCGTGAGCGACTACGCGAGCCTGGTGGTGGAGATGCTCGCCGACAACTCCCACCCCATCGCGCCGCACGTGTACCAGGACCTCGACATGCCCTTCGCCGCGCTCGTGGGACAGCTCGCCGCCGCCCGCTCCCGCTGAACCGCTAGAGGTCGAGAACCAGCCGTTCTCCGGCGCAGCGCGAGACGCAGATCAGCATCGAGTCGCCGCGCTCCGCGTCGGTGAGCAGCTCGTCGCGATGGTCGATCTCGCCCTCCAGGACGCGCTGTTGGCAGGTGCCGCAGAAGCCCTGTTCGCAGGAGTACGCGACGCCGGGCAGCTCGGTACGGACCGCGGCGAGCACCGACTGGTCCGCCGCCACCGTCACCGTACGCCCGGAGCGACGCAGTTCGACCTCGAAGGCGCCGCCGCCGGCCGTCGCGGCGGGGGAGAAGCGCTCCAGATGCGGGGTCCGGCCCGCCGGCATCGCGGCGGTCACCGCGTCCATCAGTCCGTCCGGACCGCAGCAGTACACCGCCGTCTCCTCGGGGACCTCGGCGAGGAATCCGAGCTCCGGAAGGCCGGACTCGTCCTCGGCCACCACCGTCACCCGGGAGCCGCCGAGCTTCTCGATCTCGTCTAGGTACGGCAGGGTGGCGCGGCTGCGGCCGCAGTACAGCAGCCGCCAGTCGGCGCCCGTCACCTCCGCCGCGTGCAGCATGGGCAGCACGGGTGTGATGCCGATGCCTCCCGCCACGAAGACGTACGCGGGGGAGTCGACGAGCGGGAAGCGGTTGCGCGGCCCGCGGATCTCGATCTCCGTGCCCTCGTGGAGCTGTTCGTGCACCTCGCGCGAGCCGCCCCGGCCGTCCTCGATCAGCCGGGTCGCCACCGTGTACGTGTCGGTGTCGGCCGGGTCCCCGCACAGCGAGTACTGGCGCACCAGACCGGACGGCAGCACCAGGTCGACATGGGCGCCGGGCTGCCAGGCCGGCAGGCCGGTGCCTTCGAGGCGGAGCCGGACCACGCACTCGGCGGGTTCGGTGCGCTCCGTGACCAGGACCTTCCTGGTCACGGTCGCGAGGCGGCCGCGGCCCGAGGTCGGCTCGTCGAGGGCGGGCATCGGCCATAGTGGGGCGGCGTTGATCCGGCGGCGCATGGCGCGCTTGGCGAGGACCGCGGCCCCGGCGACCAGGACGACGGTACGCAGTCGGGGCATGGTCAGCGACCTCCGTTGGCGCCGGGGGAGTTGGCCAGATAGGCGACTGCCTGGGCGGTGTTCCCCTCCTGGGAGGGGTGGTAGGCGCGGCTGAGGTAGCGGGGGATGGCCCGGAGCAGGTCGGGCGTGGACGGCAGCACGCCCTCCCGGCCCTTGCGGACGAGCTGGCCGACCGACGCCTTGCCGTCGATGAGGGTGGGGTCGTTCTCCATGAAGAAGCGGGTGCCGCGCTGCCAGAGGAAGACCATCGCGGTGAAGGCGGTGGCCCAGGTGCGGGCGCGCCGCCGGTAGCCGCCGTCGAGGTGCAGGAACAGCTCGAAGGCGACGGAGCGGTGCTCGACCTCCTCGGCACCGTGCCAGCGCAACAGGTCCAGCATCGTCGGGTCGGCACCCCTGCGGTCGAGCTCCTCGGCGTTGAGGACCCAGTTGCCGAGGAAGGCGGTGTAGTGCTCGATGGCGGCGATGAGCGCGACCCGCTCCATCAGCCACCAGCGGCGCGCCCGGCCGGGCGGCAGGGTCCGGTCGCCGAGCAGCTTCTCGAAGAACCAGTCGACCTGGGCGGTGTACGGCGTGGGGTCCAGACCGAGCTTCTTGAGGTGCGGGAGCACGTCGTCGTGCGCCTGGGAGTGCACGGCTTCCTGGCCGATGAAGCCGATGACGTCCGCACGCAGCCGGTCGTCGGTGATGAAGGGGAGCACCTGCTTGTAGACGTGCACGAACCAGCGTTCGCCGGCCGGGAGCAGCAGGTGCAGCACGTTGATGGTGTGGGTGGTGAACGGGTCGCCGGGAACCCAGTGGAGCGGGGTCTCCTCCCAGTCGAAGGAGACCTTTCGGGCCTTGAGTTCGATGTGCTCCGACGCCACCGGTGCAGGCTGCGTATTAGACATGACGTCAATGTACTGAAGAGTAAGCAGTTGGCAACAGGCTCGTGCATGCGGAATCTTCGGGCTGGGACGGCGACTTGCCGCGCCGCCCTCGTCGAGTGGGCAGCGTCGCCTACCGCAGCGCGCCCACCTTCGCGCCGTCCTCCAGCGTGCCGTTCAGGTCCGCCCGGGTCCCTGCCTTCGCCTTCACCGCGAGCAGCCTGCCCTCCGTCTCGCCCTTCACCCCGCCCGTGGTGCGCAGGGACGCGAATTCCTCGCTGCCGGCGGCCAGGACGTACCACTGCCCGCTCTTCGCCTGCCAGAGCACCCCGGAGAGGACCCGTGGCTCGCGCGCCCCGCACGCCGGGGACTCCTCGGCCTTCGCCACGACGGCCGCCGTCCCGCCGGGCGCCGGGACCGCGAACTGGGCGAGCACCCTGCTGCCCGTGCCCCGCCAGGTCTCCGCCCTGGTGCACAGCCAGGCCGCCCGGCCCCCGTCCTCCGGCAGCCGCTGGGTGGCGAACTGCCAGGCGTTGACCGCTCGCACCCCGTGCGAGCGGACGGTCGCCAACTGGCAGGCCGTCCGTGCCCACGCCGCCCGGGCCGCCGCCCCCGTCCCGTCCACCGGTGCGGCGGTCGGCGGCCCCGAGGTCAGCCGGGCCGGCACCAGCTCGCCCAGATCGGTCAGCAGCCGCAATCCCGTCGCGTCCCGCACCTGGAGCGTGTTCCACACCGAGCAGCCCCGCGCCTGCGCCGGGCTGAGCATCACACTTGTCACCCCGTGCCGGTCGCGCTCCAGCCGCCAGGGCTCCTTCGTGGGCGCCAGCAGGTCCCGTACCGCCGTCTCCCGTACCCAAGGGGCCGTCAGATAACGGACGTTCGCCGTGGTGCGGGAGACGACGAGGGCCGCCGAGCCGACCGCGTCCGCCCCGTCCGTCCGCGCGAAGTCCAGCGCCGCCCCGCCCGTCCCCGTCCCTACGGCCGGTTCCGCGTACCGCACCGCCCGAAGCCCGTCGTGGAACACCACCACACGCGACCCGTCGACCTCCCCCGCGAACAGCAGCTGCGACGGACCCATCGGCGGCCCCACCGGCGTCCCGGGCGTCGCCGAGGACCGCACCGAACCGCCTGGCCGCGCCCAGACCGCCAGCGCCCGCCGCAGCAGGGCCCGGTCGCCGGTCAGACCGCCGCGCGCCGGCCACACCGAGAAGTCCGTACGCGCCGAGCTCCGCCAGAACCCCGCGGGGACCCGCTTCAGCGTCGCCGGGTCGAGCGCCGCCTCGGCCGCCGGATTGCGCGCGTACGAAGGCGCCGCAGCACCGTTTCTCCCCCAACCCTCCCCGGGCAGACCGAGCAGCGTCCCGCAGACCACCACGGCCGCCGCCGCGGCGAGCGCGGCCTTGACATGCTGGCGGCGGCGCATCAGATCCGTCGGCCGGGCCTGCAGCGAGCACGGATCGAACTCGGGCGAGTCGAGCAGGGCGTACAGCGCCTCGACGCCGTCCGCCTCCTCCAGCGCGACCCTCGCGCCCTCCTCCGGGACCCCCGCCGCAGCGAGCACCCGCAGCACCTCCGGGTCGCCCTGCCGCTCCAGACCCCGCAGCACGTACACCGCGCGCGCCGGCCCGGACAGCGCGGAGAGCCGCTGGTCCAGGGCCAGTTCGTCGGCGCCGCCGGCACGCGGGAACAGCCGCAGCCCCCACACGTGCGGCAGCAGCGGCGGGAACTGGGCCCGTCGCGGCAGCGCCCGGCGCCGCAGCGGCAGCCCCGCGATCAGCGCCTGCCGCAGCACCTCGCCCCGTACGTACGCGTACCCGGGGTCGACGGCGTCCTCGGTACGGCGCGGTCCGGGGATGCCGGCACCGGACGTCCGCCTGCGCGGCAGCGACCCCTGGACCAGCGCGTGTGCTGTCAGCACCCGGCGGTTGCGCCCCAGCGAGGGCGGCAGTACGAGGTAGGCGATCCGGACCAGCCGCGGATAGTGCTCGACGAGCGCGGCCTCGGCCTGTTCGACATCGACCGGGCCGAGGGGGGAGGGGGCGAGTTCCTGGGTGCTCACGTTCAGCAGAACGAGCGAATCATCCGATGGTCACCCCGGTGGTCAACCCGGTCGGACGGCCCCGCTCCGGATCCCCCGGAGTGCGGATTCCAGCCGGTCGCGGGCCTCGGTCTGGGTGGCGATTCGTTCGTTGAGGACCGCCAGCCGTTCCAGCGCGACCCGCAAGCCCTTGTCCGAACGCGGTGCGGCAGCCACATCGCCGTCCAGGCACGGCAGGAACACGCGGACGTCTTCCAGGGTGAGCCCGGCGGACAGCAGGTGGCGGTGGGGCGCTGTTCATGCCGGTCATCTTGCAACCCTGCCGCCGGCGGCAAGGTCAACTCCGGATGGGTATGGTCGGCCCCCGGACCTCACGCGTCGTACACCGTCAGCCGCTCGCGGATCACGGCCGTCACCTCGTCCGGGACGCCCAGCCCCTCCCGTACGTACTTCTCCATCGAGCCGTGCCGCACCGCCACCTCGTCGAGCGCCGCCTCCAGGTACTCCGGTACGACCCCGATCAGCGCGAGCGCCAGCTCCGGGTCGCCGCCCTGCGCCGTGAACCCCTCGATCATCGGCGCGAAGGCCTGCCGGACGGCCGGGTTGACCGACAGATACTCCGCCATGACCGTCTCCTCGTCCGCGCCGAGCAGCGACAGCACGATCGTCGCCGCCCAGCCGGTGCGGTCCTTGCCGGCCGTGCAGTGGAAGAGCAGCGGACCGGCGTGCGGATCACCCAGCTCGCCGAGGAAGGCCCGATAGGACGCGCGCGCGGAATCGGAGCTCACGAAGGCCCGGTAGGTCCGGCGGAAGGCCTCCTGCGCCCGGCCCTCGCCGAGGTACCTGTCGGCCAGCGCCGGGTCGGTCAGCAGCTGCTTGAGCCGGGCGGCGGGCGGCAGGCCACTGGTGGCGAGATGGTCGGCGAGCACGTCCGCGACGAGCACCCGCCCGCCCGGCGGAAGGTGGTCGGGCCGGTCGGCGCGTTCGTTCTCGGTGCGGAAGTCCACGACCGTACGGACCCCGAGCGCCGCCACCGCGGGTTCGGCGGGGTCGAGTCGGTCGAGCTGGGCGGAGCGGAAGACCCGGCCCTCGCGGACGCTGCGCCCCTCGCCGAGGGGGAGGGAGCCGAGGTCCCGGAGGTTGGCGACGGTGGCGGCGGGGATGGCGGGCATGGCGTCGACTCCTCCATATCGGTACCTATCGGACAAGACCGTAGCTGATCGGATTTCGCTTCTCCCGGCGCGACCGGGCGGGCAGGATGGGCGGATGCTGATGCGTACGCGACGAACGGTGGCGGTGGCGGTGCTCGTGATGCTGGCGGGGTGCGCGTCCACGCCCGAAGAGGCGAGCGGGACCTTGGAGCAGATCGCCACGAAGGCGGAGTGCGCGCCGGACGTCCAGACGGACGCGGCCGAGCTGCGCCAGGCGAAGTGCGCGACGGACGACGGGACGTACGTCCTGACCACCTTCGCGACCGACCGGGGCCAGCGCGAGTGGCTCAACCAGGCCAAGGACTACGGCGGTTCGTATCTCGTCGGCCGCAAGTGGACCGTGTCGGGCGACACGGGGACCGTGGAGAAGGTACGCGAACGGCTCGGCGGTCAGGTCGAGACCACCGAGCCGCACGGGTCGCACACGCCCCAATCGCCGCACGCGTCACACTCCGCCGGACACCACTAGGGCACGACCAGGGCACCACTGAGGGGGTGTCCGGCCGATCGGGCCGGACACCCCCCGGGGGCCTGTCCACGACGCAGGCCTAGGTGCAGCGGCGCCCCTCGTTGATGCAGCTCACCACCTTCCGCATCAGCCGCTCGTCGAAGACGTTGATGAAGTCGCCATGGTCGGTGATCGGCTTGTGCAGCTGCTCGGGGAACGAGTCGACGGCGAAGCCGGGCCCGGGCGGAACGTCGTAGACGATCCGCTGCACCAGCTGCGGGATGGCCCGGAAACCGTTGCCGCAGCGCCCGCTCGCCGGGTCCGCGAAGGCCACGTGCGTGCGGTGGTTGGCGCTGTCGGTGTTCTGACCGTCCCAGCAGCTCTGGAACGTGAACGTCCGCACCACCTTGCTGCCCTGCGGACAGATCGGGTACTTGTCCTTCAGCTGCCGGTCCTCGAAGCCGGTGCACGACCACGAGGCGTTGGCGTTGGCATCGCCATTGGTGAACGCCTTGGCGTCGCCGGTGATGATCCGCAGGAACCGCGGCATCGCGGTGACCTTGGAGACCGGGTTGCCGACGAAGTTCAGCGTGACCTGCGCGGGTGTCTGGATCTCGCCGACGTTCTGGTCCTTGCCGCCGCCGTCGGCCTGGGCGTCGTCCTCCGCCTGCCCGTTCTGGAGCCGCAGGACCGGCCAGTAGTACGTGGACCTGTCGCCCTGGTTGCGGCAGGTGGTCTGGCCTTTCGCCAGGTCGTCGTCACTGGCGAAGGCGTCGTTGGCCTGGTTGCCGACGTAGTCGTGCATGTGGTGGGCGCCGTTGCTCACACCCGGCGCGACGATGACGTTGTCCGGGTTGAACTTGCCGTTCTCGTTGCGCCCGCAGTTGGTCGCGAACGTACCGCGCGAGGCGCCGCGGCGCTGCTGGGGACGCTTCACATTCGGCTGCACGGACTGGATGTCGACGAAGTCGGAGGCCTCGGGGCCGTTTCCGGACTGCCCCTCCGGCTCCTCCTGCCCCTCCCCGTCACCGTTGTCGCCGCCGTCACCCTCGCCGGCACCGTTGTCGCCACCGTCGTCGTCGGCGCGCAGCGTGCAGGGCGCCATGTCGTCCAGCTGCTTGCCGGTCAACTGAGTGATCCGCTGAAGGATGTTCAGCCGCTCGTTCTTGAGAGGGGTGAGGATCTGCTGCTCGGCGAAGGCGGGATCGCTCTCCACCCGCTCCCTGTTGTCGGCGAAACGCTGGTACGCGACGGTGATCTGACTGTCCAGTGTGG contains:
- a CDS encoding GNAT family N-acetyltransferase — its product is MSAQVTFRQADDRDLDLLVGMFDGVARWMVRGGIDQWKPGDKSAEHFRARIAAGEVWLASAGSRVVGAYELWWDDEQAWGPQPPVAGYVHRLMTDRESAPAGTGRALLTHAEGRIAAGGRTVARLDCVSRNPRLRTYYEAAGYTAVGEEPGKLAADGTRYGVVLLEKALA
- a CDS encoding isomerase, encoding MPQITVDYSAPLDRRGFALALHPLVVETVDTRIDACKTRFREVEETVIGDGSTNDVVVHVDIALLAGRTDETKARLAEAVVALLPAYLKEPEGVHVSAEVRDLEPSYRKA
- a CDS encoding TetR/AcrR family transcriptional regulator, producing MTTGVRRRMGVEERKQQLIGVALELFSHRSPDEVSIDEIAAAAGISRPLVYHYFPGKQSLYEAALRRAADELAARFLEPPQGPLGARLLRVMGRFFDFVDEHGPGFAALMRGGPAVGSSTTNAMIDEVRQAAYEQILAHLDVEQPSARLELVVRSWVSLAESTALIWLDGRRVPRAELELQLVHDFAALAAVSAAYDTEMADVLVRILADEPADGPFGDLVDRLAALAPRVPAQRLA
- a CDS encoding helix-turn-helix domain-containing protein, yielding MPESSAVPPPYAEFEFASGDLARLRFAFSPVSEAVASLRMLQDPGRHALHLPWIRAVRPLLRSLDLRLLFALAPLGPYVADFLTPAPTGPLPDIAEELALVASADPAEAAAEAARMPAADSPPVREFLADPVAGTALAAEQLRRYWDTALAPYWPQIRGLFESEVLRRSRQLTREGAAAMFNDLHENIGWRDGRLRIRTRAWRRSGPLRGDGLILVPSVFHWPDTLVMAEPYQPTLIYPAPGVATVWQQGAVPTTEALDALIGRTRARILVALAEPATTAILARRLSMTPGAVSQHLKVLHAGGLLTRNRSGREVFYGCSPLGHSLRAAS
- a CDS encoding isochorismatase family protein; translated protein: MTNPFHQPLTTDNAVLLLVDHQIGLFTGVRDMGVDELKHNVVALARAALRLDIPVVVTTTSADGMWGPLIPELQDVLPKDLEVFDRSTVNAWHDDRVRGAVEAAGRDRIIVAGTSLEVCAALPAIAATAAGYTAHVAVDASGTFSAVKRETGLLRLQQAGVIVSDYASLVVEMLADNSHPIAPHVYQDLDMPFAALVGQLAAARSR
- a CDS encoding PDR/VanB family oxidoreductase; the protein is MTMPRLRTVVLVAGAAVLAKRAMRRRINAAPLWPMPALDEPTSGRGRLATVTRKVLVTERTEPAECVVRLRLEGTGLPAWQPGAHVDLVLPSGLVRQYSLCGDPADTDTYTVATRLIEDGRGGSREVHEQLHEGTEIEIRGPRNRFPLVDSPAYVFVAGGIGITPVLPMLHAAEVTGADWRLLYCGRSRATLPYLDEIEKLGGSRVTVVAEDESGLPELGFLAEVPEETAVYCCGPDGLMDAVTAAMPAGRTPHLERFSPAATAGGGAFEVELRRSGRTVTVAADQSVLAAVRTELPGVAYSCEQGFCGTCQQRVLEGEIDHRDELLTDAERGDSMLICVSRCAGERLVLDL
- a CDS encoding metal-dependent hydrolase; translation: MSNTQPAPVASEHIELKARKVSFDWEETPLHWVPGDPFTTHTINVLHLLLPAGERWFVHVYKQVLPFITDDRLRADVIGFIGQEAVHSQAHDDVLPHLKKLGLDPTPYTAQVDWFFEKLLGDRTLPPGRARRWWLMERVALIAAIEHYTAFLGNWVLNAEELDRRGADPTMLDLLRWHGAEEVEHRSVAFELFLHLDGGYRRRARTWATAFTAMVFLWQRGTRFFMENDPTLIDGKASVGQLVRKGREGVLPSTPDLLRAIPRYLSRAYHPSQEGNTAQAVAYLANSPGANGGR
- a CDS encoding tyrosine-protein phosphatase, producing MPAIPAATVANLRDLGSLPLGEGRSVREGRVFRSAQLDRLDPAEPAVAALGVRTVVDFRTENERADRPDHLPPGGRVLVADVLADHLATSGLPPAARLKQLLTDPALADRYLGEGRAQEAFRRTYRAFVSSDSARASYRAFLGELGDPHAGPLLFHCTAGKDRTGWAATIVLSLLGADEETVMAEYLSVNPAVRQAFAPMIEGFTAQGGDPELALALIGVVPEYLEAALDEVAVRHGSMEKYVREGLGVPDEVTAVIRERLTVYDA
- a CDS encoding DUF1996 domain-containing protein: MRRTRKRSTRAKRAVAASVALILGGGGLIAANVYASAGQGWGDPPPDRQNAVSTIDCPDVAQELTEVPESARASVDRELATLDSQITVAYQRFADNRERVESDPAFAEQQILTPLKNERLNILQRITQLTGKQLDDMAPCTLRADDDGGDNGAGEGDGGDNGDGEGQEEPEGQSGNGPEASDFVDIQSVQPNVKRPQQRRGASRGTFATNCGRNENGKFNPDNVIVAPGVSNGAHHMHDYVGNQANDAFASDDDLAKGQTTCRNQGDRSTYYWPVLRLQNGQAEDDAQADGGGKDQNVGEIQTPAQVTLNFVGNPVSKVTAMPRFLRIITGDAKAFTNGDANANASWSCTGFEDRQLKDKYPICPQGSKVVRTFTFQSCWDGQNTDSANHRTHVAFADPASGRCGNGFRAIPQLVQRIVYDVPPGPGFAVDSFPEQLHKPITDHGDFINVFDERLMRKVVSCINEGRRCT